In Gimesia panareensis, the genomic window ATCATTTTAACTTGAACGAACAGCACAATGACGACATACAGGGCTGTCACCAAGAAATATTTTCTCATCGCTACCTCTTGATTTTGATTGTTGAAATCCTGCCGTGCAGTTTACCACAGCATAGCGTTTTTTTCGGTGCCAGTTCTCGCTACCTGGCGAATTCATTGCTGAAAAACCCCTCTACCGAAGCCTCTTCAAAACGACTCTTTTTGTACAACATTCTAAAAGTCATGGAAAGGAGTTCGCGTCGCGATCAGAGAGACGCATTCCGGTCGATGTTGTCTCCCGGGAGAATCAGAATCTGGGGTCGTTTGCTTTCGAATGCTTTACACTCGGATATCACTAACAGAAGCAAAACAAGTCCGTGAAATATGTACAGGAGCATCGAGCGCATACCTGGTCACTCAGGGGAACACAGAAGGGGAAAACGCTACGATCAGTTGAGCGTGATGTGAAACCAATCCACGATTGCTTTTCGATCTGCTTCACTTTTCAAGCTTGAATGCTCATGGATCGCATTCATCGATCGTCAATGGTGGTTTCAGGAGCAAGCTCAGACGAGAGCTTGCAAAGAAAAACCCTCAACCACATTCTAATGAGTGATTGAGGGTTTTAATTTAATCTGAAAGCTCCTCGACAAGGACTCGAACCTTGAACCTAGCGGTTAACAGCCGCTCGCTCTACCGATTGAGCTATCGAGGATTAGTTTTTCGTGGCAAGAACTGTCTCCCAGCCACGTTGTGCGTATAAGATATTGTGAGAAATGTGTGAAGTCAACCGAAGATAAAGTGGAACCGGCGACGTTCTGACAAAATTTCCGGGAAAAATCGGTAGAAGAGTCAAATCGTAACTGTGGGAAGTCACTCGGCTTCGGATTCCGGCTGCTCGGGGGCAACCCCTTTGATCTTCTCCAGGGTGACTTTATTGCCCTGATCGTTATATTCGATCAGATTCATAAAGGCCCCCATCAGCATGATACCACGCCCGCAGGGACGTTCCAGGTTTTCGATCAGGGTTGGATCGGGAACTTCCGTCCGATCAAAGCCTTCCCCCTCATCCTGGATTTCAATGCGGACCCGCTCGTCGCTGATCCAGCATTTGATTTCCACGCTTTTCTCAGGAGACATCCGGTTGCCATGTTTGATGGCATTGACCAGCGCTTCTTCCAGCGCCAACCGCACAGCGAATACATCCCGATCGGGGTATTCACGTAC contains:
- a CDS encoding ATP-binding protein produces the protein MSSDEYFEVTIPSDTSEGQAVQARIVEGLEVREYPDRDVFAVRLALEEALVNAIKHGNRMSPEKSVEIKCWISDERVRIEIQDEGEGFDRTEVPDPTLIENLERPCGRGIMLMGAFMNLIEYNDQGNKVTLEKIKGVAPEQPESEAE